One segment of Rhodopirellula baltica SH 1 DNA contains the following:
- a CDS encoding 3-keto-disaccharide hydrolase, producing the protein MRTLLAAAITIGLLASITHNVEAADTEEGFVSLFNGSDLSGWVKRGGSAKYRVEDGVIVGECAPNTPGNTFLCSDKEFGDFVLKLRYKFLESGNSGVQFRSASREEGDRQRVFGYQAEMRPGGDMTGRIYDEGRRGHKHGIIWLDAFTPQERLDAAQESCRPGEWNDLEIQCVGPSIKTWLNGNLVVDIFDSFSMKGFIGLQIHSGETGSVAWKDIRVKDLGESQWQSFFVKNDDGEYGLEGARFVLPEEWSFTKDGVLHGVHSKSQGKDGLVISDDNFDNFIARVTYRMRGGNSALYFRAEETDAPWVLRGFQNEIANNGKDCALWHTAGIIDGNTIPGRGWIVTNDEFVGKVRNKDDQWNTTCTAAYGDRLVQTLNGFCTSDIIDEECEKTGKLGLQMHGGTDCEMYFKDFEVMPITKEMAKLIERE; encoded by the coding sequence ATGAGAACGCTACTTGCTGCGGCGATCACGATCGGACTTTTGGCATCGATCACGCACAACGTCGAGGCCGCTGACACGGAGGAGGGATTTGTATCGCTATTCAATGGCAGCGACTTAAGTGGATGGGTCAAACGTGGCGGATCGGCCAAGTATCGTGTCGAGGATGGCGTGATTGTCGGAGAATGTGCGCCCAACACGCCGGGCAATACCTTTCTGTGCTCTGATAAAGAGTTTGGCGACTTTGTTTTGAAGCTGCGTTACAAGTTTTTGGAAAGCGGAAATTCCGGCGTTCAATTCCGTTCTGCGTCGCGCGAGGAAGGCGATCGTCAGCGGGTCTTCGGTTACCAAGCCGAAATGCGGCCAGGCGGCGACATGACCGGACGCATTTACGATGAAGGCCGCCGCGGGCACAAGCACGGAATCATTTGGCTCGATGCCTTCACGCCACAAGAACGTCTCGATGCGGCTCAGGAAAGCTGTCGGCCAGGCGAATGGAATGATCTTGAAATTCAGTGTGTCGGTCCTTCGATCAAGACTTGGCTGAACGGAAACTTGGTCGTCGACATCTTCGATAGTTTTTCGATGAAGGGGTTCATTGGGCTTCAAATCCACTCCGGCGAAACAGGATCCGTTGCGTGGAAGGATATCCGCGTGAAAGACTTGGGCGAAAGTCAGTGGCAATCTTTCTTCGTCAAGAATGACGACGGGGAATACGGACTCGAAGGTGCGAGGTTTGTTCTGCCCGAAGAATGGTCATTCACCAAAGATGGCGTCTTGCACGGCGTTCATTCGAAGAGCCAAGGAAAAGATGGCCTGGTCATTTCAGATGACAACTTCGACAACTTCATCGCTCGAGTGACCTATCGGATGCGCGGTGGCAACAGTGCGCTGTACTTCCGCGCCGAGGAAACAGACGCACCTTGGGTCCTGCGTGGGTTTCAAAACGAGATCGCGAACAACGGAAAGGATTGCGCTCTATGGCATACCGCCGGCATCATCGACGGGAATACAATCCCCGGACGCGGTTGGATCGTCACCAACGACGAGTTTGTTGGAAAGGTTCGCAACAAAGACGATCAGTGGAATACAACCTGCACGGCGGCCTATGGCGATCGACTCGTTCAAACACTGAATGGCTTTTGCACCTCCGACATCATCGATGAAGAATGTGAAAAGACGGGCAAGCTTGGATTGCAAATGCATGGCGGCACCGACTGTGAAATGTATTTCAAAGACTTTGAAGTCATGCCGATCACGAAGGAGATGGCCAAGTTGATTGAGCGAGAGTGA
- a CDS encoding rhamnogalacturonan acetylesterase, producing the protein MLISGTVAAQSRQEAHSASSGSDKITIALIGDSTVEDYSGWGVAFETRFNNQVKVINFAKGGASSKSWYDGNRMPAVLDAKPDYVLIQFGHNDQPGKGPKRETDPATTYRQQLKRYVAEVKAIGAVPVIVSSVTRRRFDEHDQIRTTLGPWAVAAKEVASELEVPFVDLHNRSIELHNKIGPAASMEFNFKEGDLTHFNEKGGEVMADLVIKELQFAVPGLNRYLTPSPSSPDAQ; encoded by the coding sequence ATGCTGATCTCCGGCACCGTCGCGGCCCAGTCTCGTCAGGAAGCTCACTCTGCTTCGTCAGGAAGCGACAAAATCACCATCGCATTGATCGGTGATTCGACCGTCGAAGACTACTCGGGTTGGGGAGTGGCTTTCGAAACGCGATTCAACAACCAAGTGAAAGTCATCAATTTCGCGAAGGGCGGAGCGAGTTCGAAGAGCTGGTATGACGGCAACCGAATGCCAGCGGTCTTGGATGCAAAGCCGGACTACGTATTGATCCAGTTCGGGCACAATGATCAACCAGGAAAAGGGCCGAAGCGAGAAACGGATCCGGCAACAACCTATCGTCAACAGTTGAAACGCTACGTTGCGGAAGTGAAAGCGATCGGGGCGGTTCCAGTCATCGTTAGTTCGGTGACAAGACGCCGTTTCGACGAGCACGATCAGATACGAACAACGCTGGGACCATGGGCCGTCGCTGCGAAAGAGGTTGCATCAGAATTGGAGGTGCCATTTGTTGATCTGCATAACAGAAGCATTGAGCTCCACAACAAGATTGGACCGGCGGCCAGCATGGAATTCAATTTCAAGGAAGGTGACCTGACCCACTTCAACGAAAAAGGTGGCGAGGTGATGGCTGACCTTGTTATCAAGGAGTTGCAATTTGCTGTGCCCGGTTTGAATCGTTATTTGACGCCTTCGCCTTCCTCCCCAGACGCACAATGA
- a CDS encoding lactonase family protein, which yields MIHQFFLLQQFRPQTFLVVLLLIGFVRSDTLRAEGEPTEAPAVRPLMAYVGTFSSPLGDVPPTQVDLPAGNGRGIHLFKVDRKSGALEPTGTVDFGASPDCLVVNAAGDRMYSSNETDRFGDAKQGSVSSFAINPRDGQLTLLNTVASEGDGPTYVSIHPSGRYLFVANYFSGSIAVLPILADGRLGKATDIQRGEGNVGPTKATNSPPGSFAISGHDGSHAHMIQSDATGRYVLHVDLGMDRIFVWKFDAMLGTLSSNTPASVSLPPGDGPRHFDFHPNGRWLYSIQEEGSTIVLFDYDGDAGRLTQRQTVPSLPPGFKGSNFCSEILVSEDGRFVYAGNRLHDSIGIFAIQSDGTLQQIGNEWTRGDYPRSFNFDPSGRFLYVCNQRADNVTAFRIDQESGLLKFTGDYASVGNPSCITFVDLADDHQSAHEIRRFPAPEAHQAVAVDESSFYAISNRTIARYDKRSGERVARWDAPVGSDIKHLNSGIVKNGRLVCANSNWPTKPLNNSIEVFDAEQMTHLESISFAETDGAINWVERYDGAWWVVFAFYGEAEVRRTKLVRYDEQWNETGKWMFPESVIQRFLPMSNSGGCFGPNGNLYVTGHDHAELYVLEIPANKSELKHVTTVPAPITGQGIAWDSHDPGVLLGINRASHEVVFLRVTTTIKPL from the coding sequence ATGATTCACCAATTCTTTTTGCTTCAGCAATTCCGTCCGCAAACATTTCTAGTCGTTCTGTTGCTGATAGGTTTTGTGCGCTCGGACACGTTGCGAGCTGAGGGTGAGCCGACGGAAGCACCCGCGGTTCGACCTCTGATGGCCTATGTCGGAACCTTCAGCTCGCCGCTCGGTGACGTTCCACCGACACAGGTTGATTTGCCCGCGGGAAATGGCCGAGGCATTCATCTTTTCAAGGTTGACCGAAAAAGTGGTGCCTTGGAGCCGACTGGTACGGTTGATTTCGGCGCGAGTCCTGATTGCTTGGTGGTCAATGCGGCTGGAGATCGAATGTATTCCAGCAACGAAACGGATCGGTTTGGGGATGCGAAGCAAGGATCCGTCAGTTCCTTCGCGATCAATCCGCGTGATGGCCAATTGACGTTGTTGAATACCGTTGCGTCGGAAGGCGACGGGCCCACGTATGTCAGCATTCACCCATCCGGACGCTATCTGTTTGTCGCGAACTATTTCAGCGGCTCAATCGCGGTTTTACCGATACTTGCGGACGGTCGTTTGGGCAAAGCGACCGATATTCAACGCGGAGAAGGAAACGTCGGGCCTACAAAGGCAACCAACTCACCCCCGGGAAGTTTTGCGATCAGTGGTCACGATGGATCGCATGCACACATGATTCAGTCCGACGCGACGGGGCGTTACGTTCTGCACGTGGATTTGGGAATGGACCGAATCTTTGTGTGGAAGTTCGATGCGATGTTGGGAACATTATCCTCCAACACACCCGCGAGTGTGTCGTTGCCTCCCGGAGATGGACCCCGGCATTTTGATTTTCATCCCAACGGTCGCTGGCTGTATTCGATCCAAGAAGAAGGATCGACGATCGTGCTGTTTGACTACGACGGTGATGCCGGACGTCTAACACAGCGTCAAACCGTGCCCTCTTTGCCGCCTGGTTTCAAAGGCAGCAATTTCTGCTCCGAGATTTTGGTTTCCGAAGACGGACGTTTTGTCTACGCGGGCAATCGGCTTCACGACAGCATCGGGATTTTCGCGATTCAGTCCGATGGAACGTTGCAACAGATTGGCAACGAGTGGACCCGTGGCGACTACCCACGTAGCTTTAACTTTGATCCGAGCGGTCGCTTCCTTTACGTATGCAATCAACGTGCCGACAACGTCACCGCGTTTCGCATCGACCAAGAATCTGGACTGCTTAAGTTCACCGGAGACTATGCCTCGGTTGGCAATCCGTCTTGCATTACTTTTGTAGATCTCGCTGACGATCATCAATCGGCTCACGAAATACGTCGGTTTCCCGCACCGGAAGCTCACCAAGCGGTGGCGGTCGACGAGTCTTCTTTTTACGCCATTTCCAATCGAACGATCGCTCGATACGACAAACGGTCTGGCGAGCGTGTCGCCCGATGGGACGCTCCTGTTGGATCGGATATCAAGCATCTCAACAGCGGCATCGTCAAAAACGGTCGGTTGGTTTGTGCGAATTCCAACTGGCCGACCAAGCCATTGAATAACTCGATCGAAGTCTTTGATGCCGAACAAATGACGCATTTGGAGTCGATTTCATTCGCTGAAACCGATGGTGCGATCAATTGGGTTGAGCGCTACGATGGAGCTTGGTGGGTCGTTTTCGCGTTCTATGGCGAAGCGGAAGTTCGCCGAACTAAGCTGGTTCGATACGACGAACAATGGAATGAGACCGGCAAATGGATGTTTCCTGAATCGGTTATTCAGCGATTCTTGCCAATGAGCAACTCAGGTGGCTGTTTTGGGCCAAACGGAAATTTGTACGTGACAGGGCACGATCACGCCGAACTTTATGTTCTCGAGATTCCAGCCAACAAAAGCGAGCTCAAACACGTCACGACGGTGCCGGCACCGATCACCGGGCAAGGAATTGCTTGGGATTCTCACGATCCAGGCGTCTTATTGGGAATCAATCGCGCCAGCCACGAAGTTGTCTTTCTGCGTGTGACAACGACGATTAAACCGCTTTGA
- a CDS encoding cold-shock protein, with protein sequence MAEGTIKRLTDKGFGFIDVGSSKDLFFHSSSVEGVNFDDLREGQQVTFNEARGEKGPCAENVQVQ encoded by the coding sequence ATGGCAGAAGGTACGATCAAACGTCTCACCGACAAAGGCTTCGGTTTCATTGACGTTGGCAGCTCGAAGGACTTGTTCTTTCACTCGTCCAGCGTTGAAGGCGTGAACTTCGATGACCTCCGTGAAGGTCAACAAGTCACGTTCAACGAAGCACGTGGCGAAAAAGGGCCTTGTGCAGAAAACGTCCAAGTTCAGTAA
- a CDS encoding Gfo/Idh/MocA family oxidoreductase, which translates to MSKPLTTTNRRSFLKKGVVATAGLGSIGIQSVDAAESNDKVNLAIIGCTNRGAAIGNDAVKSSLANVVALCDADPSRTDRFKQQHPEAKVYDDFRKMFDEMGGKIDACTVGTPDHTHFPISMRAISEGVAVYVEKPLAHTFEECELLIAAEKKHNGICQMGNQGHSSSQRMQFKTWVDEGIIKNVRRVDACMNKGRRWHPWGNVTGYPAAEKMPAGMNWDVWTATAPMQSYSDRLDNGNWRGWYDYGNGAFGDWGPHTLDSIHRFLDLGLPYEVRADKLEGPNDFIYPMATTIAFEFAERGPGMPAMSINWYDGVKNQPPRPKELGEGKSMPACGKVMYSDDLTFLGGTHSAKLSILSDSVKTPEIPAGETNQSHMKNFLLAAMGKEECNSKFAVSGPLTQVFMLGCIAQRLGGTLKFDAEKREITNNERANQLLKGHPPRKGWEEYYTV; encoded by the coding sequence GTGAGCAAGCCATTGACCACCACCAACCGTCGCTCATTTCTCAAAAAGGGTGTCGTTGCAACAGCGGGACTCGGTTCAATTGGAATCCAATCAGTCGATGCGGCCGAGTCCAACGACAAGGTGAATTTGGCGATCATTGGTTGCACCAATCGGGGAGCCGCCATTGGCAATGACGCGGTCAAGTCCAGCTTGGCAAACGTGGTGGCTCTGTGCGATGCCGATCCGTCACGGACCGATCGATTTAAACAACAACATCCCGAGGCGAAAGTTTATGACGACTTCCGCAAGATGTTCGATGAAATGGGCGGCAAAATTGACGCCTGCACGGTCGGTACACCCGACCACACGCACTTTCCAATCTCAATGCGAGCGATCTCGGAAGGCGTTGCGGTCTACGTCGAAAAACCGCTTGCCCATACGTTCGAAGAATGTGAACTACTGATCGCGGCTGAAAAGAAGCACAACGGCATCTGCCAAATGGGCAACCAAGGGCATTCCTCGTCTCAACGCATGCAGTTCAAAACATGGGTCGATGAGGGCATCATCAAAAATGTGCGACGCGTCGACGCTTGCATGAACAAAGGACGGCGATGGCATCCATGGGGAAATGTGACCGGCTATCCCGCTGCGGAAAAAATGCCAGCCGGAATGAACTGGGATGTTTGGACCGCAACGGCACCGATGCAGAGCTACAGTGATCGTCTCGACAATGGCAACTGGCGTGGTTGGTACGACTATGGCAATGGTGCCTTCGGCGACTGGGGGCCTCACACCTTGGATAGCATCCATCGTTTCCTCGATTTGGGACTGCCATACGAGGTTCGTGCGGACAAGTTGGAAGGGCCGAACGATTTCATCTATCCAATGGCAACCACCATTGCGTTTGAATTTGCCGAGCGTGGTCCGGGCATGCCAGCGATGTCCATCAACTGGTACGACGGCGTCAAAAACCAACCGCCGCGGCCCAAGGAACTGGGTGAAGGCAAATCGATGCCAGCATGCGGAAAGGTGATGTACAGCGACGACCTGACTTTCTTGGGCGGCACTCATAGTGCAAAGCTCAGTATCCTTTCGGATTCTGTCAAAACACCGGAGATTCCTGCTGGAGAAACAAACCAAAGTCACATGAAGAACTTTTTGCTCGCAGCAATGGGCAAAGAAGAATGCAACTCAAAGTTCGCTGTTTCAGGGCCTTTGACACAGGTCTTCATGCTCGGCTGCATCGCGCAACGTCTCGGAGGCACTCTCAAGTTCGATGCCGAGAAGCGAGAAATCACCAATAATGAACGAGCCAACCAACTCCTCAAGGGACATCCACCAAGAAAGGGTTGGGAAGAGTACTACACCGTGTAG
- a CDS encoding AraC family transcriptional regulator, which yields MKHFKVRGSADDGITVHQWESVDHTWPNHSHPEYKLGVSEGGTGTFFNRGQRYFTGPGKLLVIHPNEVHSCTATGAWRYLYAAPNVVASIVRTFDRNGDIEPLLLPPVIDDTQLVELVLQAHRAMDDGDPQLDQESAFYEAICELLVRHASMPDIPKKRGRANIRRVKESLEAKFRENVSLHELAQLAGTSAPYLSRVFSKEVGIPIQAYLSQIRVRRAQQMLMDGETLSNVAYAAGFADQSHFTRHFKRFIGVAPGAYSKAVNPSGNS from the coding sequence GTGAAGCATTTCAAAGTTCGCGGTTCTGCCGACGACGGGATTACGGTTCATCAATGGGAGTCGGTCGACCACACTTGGCCGAATCACTCACACCCTGAATACAAATTGGGTGTTTCCGAAGGCGGGACAGGGACGTTTTTCAATCGCGGCCAGCGATACTTCACCGGACCGGGGAAGCTGCTTGTCATTCACCCCAATGAAGTGCATTCGTGCACGGCTACCGGAGCGTGGCGTTATCTCTATGCTGCTCCGAACGTCGTCGCCAGTATCGTCAGGACGTTTGACCGGAACGGTGATATCGAACCATTGTTGCTGCCCCCGGTCATCGACGACACGCAACTCGTGGAGCTCGTTTTGCAGGCTCACCGGGCGATGGACGACGGAGATCCGCAGTTGGATCAGGAGTCAGCCTTTTATGAAGCCATCTGCGAGCTGTTAGTGCGGCACGCATCCATGCCGGACATACCGAAAAAGCGAGGGCGGGCGAACATTCGCAGAGTCAAGGAGAGCTTGGAAGCGAAATTCCGCGAGAATGTCTCGCTTCACGAACTCGCCCAATTGGCTGGGACCTCCGCCCCGTATCTAAGCCGCGTCTTCTCCAAAGAGGTCGGCATTCCTATCCAAGCCTATCTCTCTCAAATCCGAGTGCGTCGTGCGCAGCAGATGTTGATGGACGGTGAGACGCTATCTAATGTCGCCTACGCTGCCGGTTTCGCGGACCAGTCGCACTTCACGCGGCATTTCAAACGATTCATCGGGGTCGCGCCGGGAGCGTATTCCAAAGCGGTGAATCCATCGGGCAACTCCTGA
- a CDS encoding cyclase family protein — translation MRTSRTMQTACLAIIILMTGQVIAQEKHKERSPWGPHDQIGAMNYLTPETVLSASKLVTKGKVYSLGMTVDNKTPAFRHRYFQIETMQPEPRTFGENKFTYVDDQLIGWTGVGSQINGLAHYGNDNVHYNGHKVSDFLTISGVKELGLEKVPPMVARGVMLDMKAHLGKEIIPEGTVFTVADIEEVAKKQGVAIRKGDVVLFRTGWARLMGVDNKRYLAGGPGVGVEAARYLAEKGVVAIGADNWSFEAVPHEDDKLAFPVNQLLATEYGVHVLENILSDELAEDDVYEFMFVLGHAKFRGTTQMQINPVAIR, via the coding sequence ATGAGAACGTCAAGAACGATGCAGACTGCTTGTCTTGCCATCATCATATTGATGACCGGTCAGGTGATCGCACAAGAGAAGCACAAAGAACGCTCTCCTTGGGGGCCGCACGACCAAATCGGCGCGATGAACTACTTGACGCCGGAAACCGTGTTGAGTGCCTCCAAGTTGGTCACCAAAGGCAAGGTCTATTCTCTCGGAATGACTGTTGATAACAAGACGCCCGCCTTTCGCCACCGCTACTTTCAAATTGAAACGATGCAGCCCGAACCGCGTACTTTCGGCGAAAACAAGTTTACGTACGTTGATGACCAGCTCATCGGCTGGACGGGCGTTGGCTCCCAGATCAACGGCCTCGCTCATTACGGCAATGACAATGTGCACTACAACGGCCACAAGGTTTCCGACTTTCTGACCATCTCAGGGGTCAAGGAACTTGGCCTCGAAAAAGTGCCTCCGATGGTTGCTCGCGGAGTCATGCTCGACATGAAAGCCCACTTAGGCAAAGAGATCATTCCCGAAGGCACTGTCTTTACCGTCGCCGACATCGAGGAAGTCGCGAAGAAGCAAGGCGTTGCCATTCGCAAGGGCGACGTCGTGTTGTTCCGCACCGGTTGGGCTCGTTTGATGGGCGTTGATAACAAGCGATACCTGGCCGGCGGACCTGGCGTTGGTGTCGAAGCCGCGCGTTATCTGGCAGAGAAAGGAGTCGTAGCCATTGGAGCTGACAATTGGTCGTTTGAAGCTGTTCCGCACGAAGACGACAAACTGGCATTCCCTGTCAATCAATTATTGGCAACCGAATACGGTGTCCATGTGCTTGAGAACATTCTGAGTGACGAGCTAGCCGAAGACGACGTTTACGAATTCATGTTTGTACTCGGTCACGCGAAATTCAGAGGGACAACCCAGATGCAAATCAACCCAGTCGCAATTCGCTGA
- a CDS encoding SDR family NAD(P)-dependent oxidoreductase — MNLELNNKTALVTASTGGIGLAIATRLAAEGATTIVNGRSEASVDTAIEKIRESHPKADLFGLVSGNGTAEGAALTIAEHPQIDILVNNLGIFEAVDFFDLTDQAWQHIFDVNVMSGVRLARHYLKQMLDQNTGRIIFISSESGVVPAPEMPHYAMTKTAQLAVSRSLAQLTKGSCVTVNTVMPGSTLTPGVKEFVSNLFPDEPYDAAEKRFMADNRPTSLIQRLIEPEEIANMVAFVASPLASAINGAPIRVDGGLIPTIA; from the coding sequence ATGAATCTTGAACTCAACAATAAAACAGCACTGGTCACCGCATCAACAGGCGGAATCGGTCTGGCGATCGCAACTCGCCTGGCAGCCGAAGGGGCAACAACCATCGTCAACGGGCGCAGCGAAGCGAGCGTCGACACGGCGATTGAAAAAATTCGCGAGAGTCATCCGAAAGCCGACCTGTTCGGACTGGTTTCCGGCAATGGGACGGCCGAAGGCGCCGCACTGACCATCGCCGAACATCCGCAGATCGATATCCTGGTCAACAATCTGGGCATTTTTGAAGCGGTTGATTTTTTTGACCTGACGGACCAAGCGTGGCAGCACATCTTTGACGTTAACGTGATGAGCGGTGTGCGTCTTGCACGGCATTATCTGAAGCAAATGCTGGATCAAAACACCGGACGCATCATCTTCATCAGCAGCGAATCCGGCGTGGTGCCCGCTCCTGAAATGCCACACTACGCGATGACGAAGACGGCACAACTTGCCGTCTCGCGTAGTCTGGCTCAATTGACCAAGGGAAGCTGCGTTACGGTGAACACCGTTATGCCTGGATCGACGTTAACCCCAGGTGTGAAGGAATTCGTCAGCAACCTTTTCCCGGACGAGCCCTACGATGCGGCTGAAAAACGATTCATGGCAGACAATCGGCCGACCTCATTAATTCAAAGATTGATCGAGCCCGAAGAGATCGCTAACATGGTTGCCTTTGTTGCCAGCCCACTCGCATCGGCGATCAACGGAGCGCCCATACGAGTCGACGGAGGACTCATTCCAACGATCGCTTAA
- a CDS encoding transposase yields the protein MRSDGRRTHFYDDGHYDRFTNSLKEEVTRSGWKILAFCWMPNHIHLLLKTQQLPRIRSKN from the coding sequence ATGCGTAGTGATGGGCGACGGACGCATTTCTATGACGATGGACACTATGATCGATTTACTAATAGCCTCAAAGAAGAAGTCACTCGATCAGGCTGGAAAATTCTCGCGTTTTGCTGGATGCCAAATCACATCCATTTGTTGTTGAAAACGCAGCAGTTACCGAGGATACGCTCGAAGAATTAG